From the Francisella frigiditurris genome, one window contains:
- a CDS encoding type IV pilus twitching motility protein PilT has product MIEKLLTLCVQKKVSDLHLSSGCKARYRIDGDLVDIESSPVLNDKMISQMLLEIMTEDQKEELIDTLECDFSIDNKENDARFRVNAFFHNRGYGAVFRRLENKIPTLDQFSAPKVLKTVQAKRGGLILVTGPTGSGKSSTLAALVSEINQKEEAHILTIEDPIEFVHVSQKSLINQREVKRDTRSFNAALKSALREDPDCILVGEMRDLETIRLALEAAETGHLVLGTLHTMSAIKTVDRIISVFPPAEQELVRNMLAESLQIVISQRLLKRKGGGRVAAYEVLVNNSGIKNMIKDNRLSQIYSSLQTGSAQGMSTMEASIELLMKTDIISKEEAAKYIVIKG; this is encoded by the coding sequence GTGATAGAAAAACTTCTAACTTTATGTGTTCAAAAGAAAGTATCAGATTTACATTTATCTTCTGGTTGTAAAGCAAGATATAGAATAGATGGTGATCTTGTTGATATAGAAAGCTCCCCAGTATTAAATGACAAGATGATTAGTCAGATGTTATTGGAAATAATGACTGAGGATCAAAAAGAGGAGCTGATAGATACGCTAGAGTGTGACTTCTCAATAGATAATAAAGAGAATGATGCTAGATTTAGGGTAAATGCTTTTTTTCATAATAGAGGCTATGGAGCAGTATTTCGTCGTTTAGAAAATAAGATTCCTACTTTGGACCAATTTAGTGCGCCAAAAGTTTTAAAAACGGTACAGGCAAAAAGAGGTGGTTTAATTCTTGTTACGGGTCCTACGGGTTCTGGTAAGAGTAGTACCTTGGCGGCTTTAGTTAGTGAAATAAATCAAAAAGAAGAAGCCCATATTCTGACGATAGAAGATCCAATTGAGTTTGTACATGTTAGTCAAAAGAGTTTGATCAATCAAAGAGAAGTTAAGAGGGATACTAGATCATTTAATGCCGCCTTGAAATCTGCTTTAAGGGAGGATCCAGACTGTATTCTTGTCGGTGAGATGAGAGACTTAGAGACTATTAGGCTCGCATTAGAAGCTGCTGAAACAGGACATCTTGTGTTAGGAACTTTGCATACAATGTCAGCTATAAAAACTGTAGATAGGATTATTTCTGTTTTTCCTCCAGCGGAACAAGAACTGGTAAGAAATATGTTAGCAGAATCGCTACAAATAGTTATTTCTCAAAGGCTTTTGAAAAGAAAAGGCGGTGGACGAGTAGCAGCTTATGAGGTTTTGGTTAATAATTCTGGTATAAAAAATATGATAAAAGATAATAGGCTTTCTCAAATTTATAGCTCTCTTCAAACAGGAAGTGCTCAAGGGATGTCTACTATGGAAGCTAGTATTGAGCTTTTAATGAAGACAGATATAATTAGTAAAGAAGAGGCAGCAAAATATATTGTAATTAAAGGTTAA